The genomic stretch GCGGTCATGCCGCCGCTGCGCGAGATGACTCCAATCGAGCCCGGCACGAAGCATCGCTCCGGATTGTCGCCGCCGATCGAGCCCAATTTGATGCGGTGCTTCGGGCTGATCAAACCGACCGTATTCGGGCCGATGATGCGCACCCCTGCCTGTCTCGCTGCGGCCAGCATTTTGACCGTGTCCATCTGCGGGATGTTCTCCGAGGTCACGACAATCAGCCGAATGCCGTGCGCAATCGCCTCCAGCACAGCGTCAAGCACGAATAAAGGGGGAACGACAACCAGACTTGTATTGACACCGTGCTGTAGCACCGCTTCTTTTACCGTGTCGTATACGGGGATGCCGTGAACGCTCTGCCCTTTTTTTCCGGGAGTAACCCCGGCCGAGAGCGACGTTCCGTAATCGAGCGAATGCTTGACGACCATCTGGGCTTCTCTGCCGGTAATTCCCTGTACGACAATTCGCGTATCCGGACCCACTAAGATTGACATGCGTAAACCTCCTTCATCCGTTCCACCATCAGCCTAGCCGCCGTTTCAATCGTCACGTCGTCCCCGAAGTAGGTAATGTTCGCCGCTTCAAAGATGCGCTTGCCTTCTTCATCGTTGACACCGGCTTCGCGGACGACCACGGGAAACTTCTGCGGATCGATGCCGATTTCCTGAATCGCCTTGACGATGCCCCTGGCCATGACGTCGATTTGCGTATTGTTCGTGATGTTATGAGCGACAAACAGTCCTTTTACACCCGGCTTGGATAAAATCCCCTTGGTCAAGCCGTACACCTTCTCTTCGGGGGGATTTCCGCCCGTTTCCGTATAGTTGGCCGGGGAGCCGCCGTGTTTGAGCAAAGCGTCAAAGCACAGCAGACTGCCCCCGCCGCCGCCGCACATGAAGCCGATATCGCCGCCGTCCATTTCCGTATAGCGGGCGGTTCCGCGATAATCCGCGTCGTTGACGGCAACCATTTGCTTTTCAAGCTCGGTCAAAGGCCTCCAGGAGCGCTCGCCGCCCACTTCCACCATGCCTTTAAGCTCGGGATGGCGGGAGGCCGCCGCATCATCCACTCCCATCACCGATGCCGCGGCCA from Ferviditalea candida encodes the following:
- a CDS encoding succinate--CoA ligase subunit alpha, translating into MSILVGPDTRIVVQGITGREAQMVVKHSLDYGTSLSAGVTPGKKGQSVHGIPVYDTVKEAVLQHGVNTSLVVVPPLFVLDAVLEAIAHGIRLIVVTSENIPQMDTVKMLAAARQAGVRIIGPNTVGLISPKHRIKLGSIGGDNPERCFVPGSIGVISRSGGMTAETSWMIKRAGFGVSTSIGIGGDALIGSNIAQLLELFESDPETSAVVTFSEPGTAFEEGAAEFVKQGKFTKPLISYIAGRFTEQMPEGTVFGHAGAMISGEFGRPSVKMRKLREAGAHVIDHYDDMIDVLQRTLRLN
- a CDS encoding succinate--CoA ligase subunit beta, giving the protein MGKLLEHHSKRIIKQHNVPVPLNWVASTGQEAAEITKQFGKRVVLKALVPVGKRGKHGAIQFASTAEEAEALTNQLLGMTVRYFPVDQVLVEECLDIAEEWYVSITLDRNKQLPVIIAATEGGVEVEELVKRQPDRIRMVHVDPFTGLQPYQAKEIWSDLGLTGKALVQASDILFKLYDVCVNYDCDILEINPLVLTRTGEVVAAASVMGVDDAAASRHPELKGMVEVGGERSWRPLTELEKQMVAVNDADYRGTARYTEMDGGDIGFMCGGGGGSLLCFDALLKHGGSPANYTETGGNPPEEKVYGLTKGILSKPGVKGLFVAHNITNNTQIDVMARGIVKAIQEIGIDPQKFPVVVREAGVNDEEGKRIFEAANITYFGDDVTIETAARLMVERMKEVYACQS